Genomic segment of Agrobacterium larrymoorei:
GTCGTTCACAACATATTCCTTGCCTTCGTCGCGGCCCTTGCCGGCTTCCTTGGCGCCGACTTCGCCCTTGAAGGCGACGTAGTCGTCATAGCCGATGGTGAAGGCGCGGATGAAGCCGCGTTCGAAATCCGTGTGGATGACGCCAGCGGCCTGCGGGGCCTTGGTGCCGCGCACGATGGTCCAGGCGCGGGTTTCCTTTGGGCCGACGGTGAAATAGGTGATCAGGTCGAGCAGGTGGTAACCGGCGCGGATGAGGCGGTCGAGACCGGCTTCTTCCAGACCGAGGGCCGAGAGGAATTCCTTCGATTCTTCTTCAGGAAGCTGCGCGACTTCGGATTCGATGGCGGCGGAGATGATGACGCATTCCGCGCCCTGCGCCTTCGCCATTTCGGCCACGGCCTTGGTGTGCTCGTTGCCATCGACAGCATCGGCTTCGGCCACGTTGCACACGTAAAGTACAGGATGCGAGGTCAGGAGGTTGAGGCCCTTGAGGACTCCGATCTCGTCTGCCGCAAGCGTCTTCAGGAGCAGGCGGGCAGGCTTGCCTTCGTTCAGCAGCTTGATGACCGCTTCCATGACGGGAAGCTGGGCCAGCGATTCCTTGTCCTTGGAGGTGGCGCGCTTGCGGGTCTGCTCGACGCGGCGCTCGAGGCTCTCGAGGTCGGCAAGCATCAGCTCGGTCTCGATGGTATCTGCATCGCCAACCGGGTTGATGCGGCCTTCGACGTGGGTGAT
This window contains:
- the ychF gene encoding redox-regulated ATPase YchF, translated to MGFKCGIVGLPNVGKSTLFNALTKTAAAQAANYPFCTIEPNTGEVAVPDPRMKVLADIAGSKEIIPTRISFVDIAGLVRGASKGEGLGNKFLANIREVDAVVHVLRCFEDDDITHVEGRINPVGDADTIETELMLADLESLERRVEQTRKRATSKDKESLAQLPVMEAVIKLLNEGKPARLLLKTLAADEIGVLKGLNLLTSHPVLYVCNVAEADAVDGNEHTKAVAEMAKAQGAECVIISAAIESEVAQLPEEESKEFLSALGLEEAGLDRLIRAGYHLLDLITYFTVGPKETRAWTIVRGTKAPQAAGVIHTDFERGFIRAFTIGYDDYVAFKGEVGAKEAGKGRDEGKEYVVNDGDVIHFRFNT